Proteins encoded together in one Temnothorax longispinosus isolate EJ_2023e chromosome 5, Tlon_JGU_v1, whole genome shotgun sequence window:
- the LOC139812530 gene encoding uncharacterized protein: MENQCRLCIGERTMKMQTRIILAGCFAIIMFNNFGTAGVEVSSKIDFDSNENEETLANPTLSTTINPRKSISPPESILRAPKSSTFIWDHGSELVKASEPRKRRIYPSCDDSAKQQKIINNIQVVVNSNDSIPNEDSCEHGICNVSVSSKSDENGNIITEVHLSIITKAKPNIKIDDVPVINGFRGINEDKQPVFHSINSPRSMHMHFHRNNIPQIQTTYQGYGEPWYGRTFRRPQIYWNYHFGDHGNVGFRDHKTWPRDKPIVDDKIEPPLSKTKPSDDTTL; encoded by the exons ATGGAAAATCAGTGTCGCCTGTGTATTGGCGAAAGAACGATGAAAATGCAAACGAGAATAATTCTCGCCGGGTGTTTTGCGATCATAATGTTTAACAATTTTGGTACAGCTGGTGTCGAAGTTTCGTCAAAGATCGATTTCGATTCTAATGAAAATGAAGAGACATTAGCCAACCCAACCTTGAGCACGACTATAAATCCAAGAAAATCTATTAGTCCACCGGAATCAATTTTGCGTGCACCTAAATCATCGACATTCATCTGGGATCATGGAAGCGAGCTCGTAAAAGCAAGTGAACCgagaaaaagaaggatctATCCATCGTGC GATGATTCGgcaaaacaacaaaaaataatcaataatattcaAGTCGTTGTGAACAGTAACGATAGCATACCAAACGAAGATTCTTGCGAACATGGTATATGTAATGTATCCGTTTCTTCGAAATCGGATGAAAATGGAAATATCATCACCGAGGTGCATCTCAGCATTATCACGAAAGCAAAACCGAACATTAAGATCGATGATGTCCCGGTAATCAATGGTTTTCGAGGTATTAATGAGGATAAGCAACCTGTTTTTCATTCAATAAATTCGCCACGTTCAATGCATATGCATTTTCATCGCAACAATATTCCACAG ATTCAAACTACTTATCAAGGATATGGTGAGCCTTGGTATGGACGGACATTTCGACGGCCACAAATATATTGGAATTATCATTTTGGAGATCACGGTAACGTGGGATTTCGGGATCATAAAACATGGCCGCGAGATAAACCTATAGTCGATGATAAGATTGAACCACCGCTTAGTAAGACCAAACCCAGCGACGAtacaacattataa
- the LOC139812526 gene encoding uncharacterized protein isoform X1, protein MDIRIFALVAFIAVLGSFTEARSAFGYPYGYPYGYPYGNGGLRDDRPSASLAAMSRLKRAIDDSNGESTTNQATTTTSSTTDPTTTPSSTTSSSTTPSSTTPSSTTPSSTTPPTTPTTTEPTTTTEATSPTTTPTTTSTSTPTSTSVTTPTTPSTSTPSTTTSENTKPTPEPKKPNNIQSRSNIDEPEPEDSTKKPGPSKDKGPTPGPYFGAPGYGFGGPGFDPYFGYPGFNSIPGYNPNYAWTNNGPGYASAGAGASTGSFGYPGMGYPMGPYPTPGYPTPGYPTPAYPTPSYPTPGSPTGDPSFGSRGGFQDNSPNQNNPPNRDNSPNQNFGGDPLYNNAGPGYFNPGQFPNFNDPTFDMIKQIQAQIEAQHQANMDLHNRLANDPNYGNYGNYGNYGNPYGGGVPQVASASIGLGPYGGFQTGQISPAAPGIESRFADDLPPPSGNSFGVFASSSSSSQTGPDGKPINHKSSVTGVNDNGRVSYRTVHD, encoded by the exons ATGGATATTAGGATCTTCGCGCTGGTTGCTTTCATTGCTGTCCTAGGATCCTTTACGGAGGCCCGATCCGCCTTTGGTTATCCTTATGGTTATCCTTATGGTTATCCTTATGGAA ATGGAGGACTACGCGACGATAGACCGTCGGCCAGTCTCGCCGCGATGTCCAGGTTGAAGCGAGCAATCGATGATTCGAATGGTGAGAGTACCACCAATCAAGCAACTACAACGACCTCCTCGACAACAGATCCCACAACCACACCATCATCGACCACATCATCATCAACCACACCTTCATCAACCACACCTTCATCAACCACGCCATCATCGACCACACCTCCAACAACACCTACAACCACCGAACCAACCACTACCACAGAGGCGACGTCTCCCACGACTACGCCAACCACCACTTCCACCAGTACTCCCACATCCACTTCCGTTACTACTCCAACAACCCCATCCACTTCTACGCCTAGCACGACAACTTCAGAAAACACGAAACCAACGCCCGAGCCGAAGAAACCAAACAACATTCAATCACGTTCGAACATTGACGAACCCGAACCCGAAGATTCCACTAAGAAACCTGGACCATCTAAGGACAAAGGGCCAACTCCCGGACCATACTTTGGCGCTCCTGGATACGGCTTTGGCGGTCCAGGTTTCGATCCCTATTTTGGTTATCCAGGATTCAACTCTATACCAGGTTATAATCCAAACTATGCGTGGACAAACAACGGGCCAGGATACGCGTCCGCAGGCGCAGGCGCGTCCACCGGAAGTTTTGGATATCCAGGAATGGGATATCCAATGGGACCATATCCTACCCCGGGATATCCCACACCAGGATATCCTACGCCGGCATACCCCACACCGTCATATCCCACGCCGGGATCACCGACGGGAGATCCATCTTTCGGTAGTCGAGGAGGATTTCAGGATAACTCACCGAACCAGAATAATCCACCAAACAGGGATAACTCGCCAAACCAGAACTTCGGCGGAG ATCCGTTGTATAACAACGCAGGACCCGGATACTTTAACCCAGGGCAATTTCCTAATTTCAATGACCCCACTTTTGACATGATTAAACAAATTCAGGCGCAGATCGAGGCGCAACATCAGGC CAATATGGATCTCCACAATCGTTTAGCCAACGATCCTAATTACGGAAATTACGGAAATTACGGAAATTACGGGAATCCTTACGGTGGCGGCGTACCGCAGGTGGCGAGTGCCAGCATCGGCTTAGGCCCATACGGTGGTTTCCAAACTGGCCAGATCAGTCCT GCTGCTCCAGGAATAGAGTCCAGATTCGCTGATGATCTTCCTCCGCCATCGGGTAACAGTTTCGGAGTATTCGCTAGTTCTAGTTCCTCCAGCCAGACCGGCCCGGACGGCAAGCCGATTAATCATAAGTCGTCTGTTACTGGCGTTAATGATAATGGGAGAGTTTCTTACCGCACTGTgcacgattaa
- the LOC139812526 gene encoding uncharacterized protein isoform X2, translating to MDIRIFALVAFIAVLGSFTEARSAFGYPYGYPYGYPYGNGGLRDDRPSASLAAMSRLKRAIDDSNGESTTNQATTTTSSTTDPTTTPSSTTSSSTTPSSTTPSSTTPSSTTPPTTPTTTEPTTTTEATSPTTTPTTTSTSTPTSTSVTTPTTPSTSTPSTTTSENTKPTPEPKKPNNIQSRSNIDEPEPEDSTKKPGPSKDKGPTPGPYFGAPGYGFGGPGFDPYFGYPGFNSIPGYNPNYAWTNNGPGYASAGAGASTGSFGYPGMGYPMGPYPTPGYPTPGYPTPAYPTPSYPTPGSPTGDPSFGSRGGFQDNSPNQNNPPNRDNSPNQNFGGDPLYNNAGPGYFNPGQFPNFNDPTFDMIKQIQAQIEAQHQANMDLHNRLANDPNYGNYGNYGNYGNPYGGGVPQVASASIGLGPYGGFQTGQISPIAVF from the exons ATGGATATTAGGATCTTCGCGCTGGTTGCTTTCATTGCTGTCCTAGGATCCTTTACGGAGGCCCGATCCGCCTTTGGTTATCCTTATGGTTATCCTTATGGTTATCCTTATGGAA ATGGAGGACTACGCGACGATAGACCGTCGGCCAGTCTCGCCGCGATGTCCAGGTTGAAGCGAGCAATCGATGATTCGAATGGTGAGAGTACCACCAATCAAGCAACTACAACGACCTCCTCGACAACAGATCCCACAACCACACCATCATCGACCACATCATCATCAACCACACCTTCATCAACCACACCTTCATCAACCACGCCATCATCGACCACACCTCCAACAACACCTACAACCACCGAACCAACCACTACCACAGAGGCGACGTCTCCCACGACTACGCCAACCACCACTTCCACCAGTACTCCCACATCCACTTCCGTTACTACTCCAACAACCCCATCCACTTCTACGCCTAGCACGACAACTTCAGAAAACACGAAACCAACGCCCGAGCCGAAGAAACCAAACAACATTCAATCACGTTCGAACATTGACGAACCCGAACCCGAAGATTCCACTAAGAAACCTGGACCATCTAAGGACAAAGGGCCAACTCCCGGACCATACTTTGGCGCTCCTGGATACGGCTTTGGCGGTCCAGGTTTCGATCCCTATTTTGGTTATCCAGGATTCAACTCTATACCAGGTTATAATCCAAACTATGCGTGGACAAACAACGGGCCAGGATACGCGTCCGCAGGCGCAGGCGCGTCCACCGGAAGTTTTGGATATCCAGGAATGGGATATCCAATGGGACCATATCCTACCCCGGGATATCCCACACCAGGATATCCTACGCCGGCATACCCCACACCGTCATATCCCACGCCGGGATCACCGACGGGAGATCCATCTTTCGGTAGTCGAGGAGGATTTCAGGATAACTCACCGAACCAGAATAATCCACCAAACAGGGATAACTCGCCAAACCAGAACTTCGGCGGAG ATCCGTTGTATAACAACGCAGGACCCGGATACTTTAACCCAGGGCAATTTCCTAATTTCAATGACCCCACTTTTGACATGATTAAACAAATTCAGGCGCAGATCGAGGCGCAACATCAGGC CAATATGGATCTCCACAATCGTTTAGCCAACGATCCTAATTACGGAAATTACGGAAATTACGGAAATTACGGGAATCCTTACGGTGGCGGCGTACCGCAGGTGGCGAGTGCCAGCATCGGCTTAGGCCCATACGGTGGTTTCCAAACTGGCCAGATCAGTCCT ATTGCAGTCTTCTGA
- the LOC139812528 gene encoding uncharacterized protein, which produces MKWFLLVAIFAVAQHQGVTGFPRDVFGVSDHVEKIERNREETYTLEDIKTKLEDLTKSRPNSLKNAQATGFVPLDKQFAAFNIPILSKAVDDISNVLGRLKSSYEQKILSWENTVKSKYEHLKDLVTKGKATKDQSGLENVASSNKTQVNTPQTASTLDESEVNQQSNIFGRSLNIPLVASIQSYLSDKIENIKLSYQRIKEMTYLQNVIDNAKYYIDVLKNKLNKNTKDQSTLENIASDDKTQENATQTISILDELVNQQPTPGENDNKKEESEVDKEIEEDKDQLTPENTVSGDKTQVDETQTASTLDESVVNQQPTPGENDNKKEESEADEEIRGRFLRETKNQLTPKNTVSGDKTQVNEIQTASTLDESVVTQQPKTVRVPLYRDWGRRGPLHSAPVYRGLVYTDYLIRVINNSK; this is translated from the exons ATGAAGTGGTTTCTATTAGTGGCAATATTTGCCGTTGCGCAACATCAAGGGGTAACAG GTTTTCCCCGAGATGTCTTCGGAGTCTCCGACCACGTAGAAAAGATTGAAAGGAATCGTGAAGAAACCTATACACTTGAAGATATAAAAACGAAATTAGAAGACTTGACCAAATCCCGTCCAAATTCATTAAAGAACGCGCAAGCGACCGGATTTGTTCCACTTGACAAACAATTTGCTGCATTTAATATTCCAATTTTGTCTAAAGCTGTCGATGATATATCAAACGTATTGGGACGCCTTAAATCCAGTTACGAACAGAAGATCTTGAGTTGGGAAAATACCGTCAAAA GCAAATATGAACATCTAAAAGATCTTGTTACAAAAGGCAAGGCTACAAAAGATCAATCGGGACTTGAGAATGTCGCATCAAGCAATAAAACACAAGTAAATACACCTCAAACAGCCTCTACACTGGACGAATCGGAAGTCAATCAGCAATCGAATATATTTGGTCGTTCCTTAAACATCCCATTAGTTGCTTCCATTCAGAGTTACTTATCtgacaaaatagaaaacataaaattgaGTTACCAACGGATAAAAGAGATGACATATTTGCAAAATGTCATCGACA atgcaaaatattatattgatgtTCTTAAGAACAAGTTAAACAAGAATACAAAAGATCAATCGACACTTGAAAACATCGCATCAGACGATAAAACGCAAGAAAATGCAACTCAAACAATCTCTATACTGGACGAATTAGTTAATCAGCAACCTACTCCAGGTGAAAATGACAACAAGAAAGAGGAGTCTGAAGTTGACAAAGAAATCGAAG AGGACAAAGATCAATTGACACCTGAAAATACCGTATCAGGTGACAAAACGCAAGTAGATGAAACTCAAACAGCCTCTACCCTGGACGAATCAGTAGTTAATCAGCAACCTACTCCAGGTGAAAATGACAACAAGAAAGAGGAATCTGAAGCTGACGAAGAAATCAGGGGAAGGTTTTTGAGAG AAACCAAAAATCAATTGACACCTAAAAACACCGTATCAGGTGACAAAACGCAAGTAAATGAAATTCAAACAGCCTCTACACTGGACGAATCAGTAGTTACTCAGCAACCTAAGACTGTTAGAGTGCCGCTATATAGAGATTGGGGACGTAGAGGTCCGCTACATAGTGCGCCGGTATATAGAGGCTTAGTTTACACCGATTACTTGATAcgcgtaataaataatagtaaataa
- the LOC139812529 gene encoding uncharacterized protein isoform X2 — translation MAKSIDSVLLLTFALLFVRADEHERWNTPPELTPESVKILNNEEPQTRLFSFVPTATVSLNAGNNNAHSVSLGASLDGISLSESNTYNHPTGYGLDGSSVSKSATVSAGLSGISTASAEAHSNGNNAKTESHSFSFGQATATSFGTIENGQTITGAISSAGSSQSSTTGGNRRQFSQTGAVNARYPYWPTWSNIGPNNGHNDQRFNRPTLTVSKPCDETRPTLNIDAPDAFRREQNPTIHIYKWRPNHRVSRPSFSIEHQLNDSRNGQIHGSTSLQIESKDSKQGYSDVC, via the exons ATGGCGAAGAGCATCGATAGCGTTCTTTTACTAACGTTCGCGCTGTTGTTCGTACGGGCAG ACGAACACGAGCGATGGAATACGCCGCCAGAACTAACGCCCGAGTCAGTCAAGATCTTAAACAATGAGGAACCTCAGACACGTCTCTTTTCTTTCGTCCCCACGGCGACTGTCAGTTTAAACGCAGGGAATAATAATGCGCACTCCGTCAGTCTCGGTGCGAGTCTCGATGGCATTAGCCTTTCGGAAAGTAACACTTACAATCATCCTACGGGGTATGGGCTTGATGg ATCTTCCGTAAGCAAATCAGCGACTGTTTCCGCGGGATTATCAGGAATTTCTACCGCAAGTGCGGAAGCTCATAGTAACGGTAACAATGCCAAGACCGAAAGTCATTCGTTTAGCTTTGGTCAAGCAACTGCAACTTCTTTCGGAACGATTGAAAATGGACAAACGATTACCGGCGCTATATCTTCCGCTGGTAGCTCGCAATCCTCTACAACTGGTGGTAACCGTAGACAATTCTCGCAAACTGGTGCCGTCAATGCGCGATATCCCTATTGGCCAACATGGAGCAACATTGGTCCAAACAATGGGCACAACG atcaACGTTTTAATCGGCCAACATTGACTGTTTCGAAACCGTGCGATGAAACTCGACCGACGTTGAACATCGATGCGCCCGACGCATTCAGGCGAGAACAAAACCCAACGATTCATATCTACAAATGGCGACCGAATCACAGGGTTTCCCGACCAAGTTTCTCGATTGAACATCAGCTGAACGATTCTAGAAATGGTCAAATTCATGGATCGACGAGTCTTCAAATCGAAAGCAAAGATTCTAAACAGGGATATTCCGACG TGTGCTGA
- the LOC139812529 gene encoding uncharacterized protein isoform X1, translating to MAKSIDSVLLLTFALLFVRADEHERWNTPPELTPESVKILNNEEPQTRLFSFVPTATVSLNAGNNNAHSVSLGASLDGISLSESNTYNHPTGYGLDGSSVSKSATVSAGLSGISTASAEAHSNGNNAKTESHSFSFGQATATSFGTIENGQTITGAISSAGSSQSSTTGGNRRQFSQTGAVNARYPYWPTWSNIGPNNGHNDQRFNRPTLTVSKPCDETRPTLNIDAPDAFRREQNPTIHIYKWRPNHRVSRPSFSIEHQLNDSRNGQIHGSTSLQIESKDSKQGYSDGDLISDLAQTVGELLDIV from the exons ATGGCGAAGAGCATCGATAGCGTTCTTTTACTAACGTTCGCGCTGTTGTTCGTACGGGCAG ACGAACACGAGCGATGGAATACGCCGCCAGAACTAACGCCCGAGTCAGTCAAGATCTTAAACAATGAGGAACCTCAGACACGTCTCTTTTCTTTCGTCCCCACGGCGACTGTCAGTTTAAACGCAGGGAATAATAATGCGCACTCCGTCAGTCTCGGTGCGAGTCTCGATGGCATTAGCCTTTCGGAAAGTAACACTTACAATCATCCTACGGGGTATGGGCTTGATGg ATCTTCCGTAAGCAAATCAGCGACTGTTTCCGCGGGATTATCAGGAATTTCTACCGCAAGTGCGGAAGCTCATAGTAACGGTAACAATGCCAAGACCGAAAGTCATTCGTTTAGCTTTGGTCAAGCAACTGCAACTTCTTTCGGAACGATTGAAAATGGACAAACGATTACCGGCGCTATATCTTCCGCTGGTAGCTCGCAATCCTCTACAACTGGTGGTAACCGTAGACAATTCTCGCAAACTGGTGCCGTCAATGCGCGATATCCCTATTGGCCAACATGGAGCAACATTGGTCCAAACAATGGGCACAACG atcaACGTTTTAATCGGCCAACATTGACTGTTTCGAAACCGTGCGATGAAACTCGACCGACGTTGAACATCGATGCGCCCGACGCATTCAGGCGAGAACAAAACCCAACGATTCATATCTACAAATGGCGACCGAATCACAGGGTTTCCCGACCAAGTTTCTCGATTGAACATCAGCTGAACGATTCTAGAAATGGTCAAATTCATGGATCGACGAGTCTTCAAATCGAAAGCAAAGATTCTAAACAGGGATATTCCGACGGTGATTTAATTTCTGATCTCGCGCAAACTGTTGGTGAATTGCTTGACATTGTATGa